A stretch of Phoenix dactylifera cultivar Barhee BC4 chromosome 16, palm_55x_up_171113_PBpolish2nd_filt_p, whole genome shotgun sequence DNA encodes these proteins:
- the LOC120104037 gene encoding cytochrome c6, chloroplastic isoform X2, which translates to MEPLRLISLNKSIHCFTTKGCLRKEENPCDQHHLQKRTVRVAESLVSPLMSAILTLSAPSLAAPPVSFSQPISEGRALFQKACIGCHDMGGNILQPGATLFMKDLERNGVATEEGIYNITYYGKGRMPGFGEKCTPKGQCTFGPRLQEDEIKLLAEFVKSQADRGWPNIKSYGD; encoded by the exons ATGGAGCCCCTCCGTTTGATTTCGTTAAACAAGAGTATCCACTGCTTCACCACGAAG GGATGTCTGAGGAAGGAAGAGAACCCATGCGACCAACACCACCTCCAGAAGAGAACCGTCAGGGTTGCAGAGAGTTTGGTCTCTCCTCTGATGTCTGCTATCCTCACCTTATCCGCTCCCAGCCTCGCTGCTCCTCCAG TATCCTTCAGTCAGCCTATATCCGAGGGCAGAGCCTTGTTTCAAAAAGCCTGCATTGGCTGCCATGACATGGGAGGGAACATATTGCAACCT GGTGCCACTCTCTTCATGAAGGATCTAGAAAG GAATGGTGTTGCCACGGAGGAGGGTATATACAACATCACATACTATGGGAAGGGAAGAATGCCG GGATTTGGAGAGAAATGTACTCCAAAAGGTCAATGCACATTTGGACCCCGGCTGCAGGAGGATGAGATCAAGCTGTTGGCAGAGTTTGTGAAGTCACAAGCTGACAGAGGATGGCCAAATATCAAAAGTTATGGAGATTGA
- the LOC120104037 gene encoding cytochrome c6, chloroplastic isoform X1, with the protein MQFKVLFYNCKVYKKNSGNSHKHNSIYTVAIKKNQKKHNKHLLGDRKMHNLYVHHTIKAFASYFGISAVSFSQPISEGRALFQKACIGCHDMGGNILQPGATLFMKDLERNGVATEEGIYNITYYGKGRMPGFGEKCTPKGQCTFGPRLQEDEIKLLAEFVKSQADRGWPNIKSYGD; encoded by the exons ATGCAATTTAAAGTTTTATTCTATAATTGCAAGGTATACAAAAAGAACTCCGGAAATTCACATAAACACAATTCAATTTACACTGTAGctatcaaaaaaaatcagaaaaagcataaTAAACATCTTTTGGGGGATAGGAAGATGCACAATTTATATGTACATCATACAATCAAAGCCTTTGCAAGCTACTTTGGGATTTCTGCAGTATCCTTCAGTCAGCCTATATCCGAGGGCAGAGCCTTGTTTCAAAAAGCCTGCATTGGCTGCCATGACATGGGAGGGAACATATTGCAACCT GGTGCCACTCTCTTCATGAAGGATCTAGAAAG GAATGGTGTTGCCACGGAGGAGGGTATATACAACATCACATACTATGGGAAGGGAAGAATGCCG GGATTTGGAGAGAAATGTACTCCAAAAGGTCAATGCACATTTGGACCCCGGCTGCAGGAGGATGAGATCAAGCTGTTGGCAGAGTTTGTGAAGTCACAAGCTGACAGAGGATGGCCAAATATCAAAAGTTATGGAGATTGA